A region of the Phaseolus vulgaris cultivar G19833 chromosome 11, P. vulgaris v2.0, whole genome shotgun sequence genome:
TTGAAGACAAATTCGAAGCCGAAACAgttgaagaaaataaagaatgCTTCTCACTACGCTTTTCGTCTTCATTATCTGATTCTCATTGGTCGAGTTCATCTCCCCCAAACTACAAGGACGTTATCTTTGTATATACTAGTTCTTCTATAAAGAACTCGATGTCATGTTTCCTTTGTCTCCCTTTGAAAACCGAATGCTCACTGCAATAAATGTGGCTCTAAGTCTACTTCATCCAAACAATTGGATCTTCTTAAAATCCtttcaaatacttttttttGCAACCTTAGCATTAGGCCTTCTATAAATACATTCatgtattttttcaattaaatcaTGGTTTTGAATTCGGTTGGATTTCGTTGAATGGAACTAATCATGCTGctcttttcaaaattcataCCTCGTCattcaaaaatttcaaaaataatttttttaaattgaaatgtTCGCCTCAAAATCCGCAGAAATGTCTCTTCTTCTACCCAAACTTCACACCAATTCCCCCCGTAGACAAAGGGTAAATAAGTTTAATGTTGAGAAGAGAATAAACATAGAAATAATGAAAAATCTACCTTGACTCATTAGTAGTAAAGGTCTCCTCAGCATCCCATTCACCTATTTGTAGCACAGATACGGATACGGACACCGACACGACACGGATACGGACAcagagatacgtataatctctaaaatgtaggatacgtggacacggatctatatattatttaattttgaattatataaattgaaaataaatatttatgtacaAAAGTATGTTCCAGATTCTTTTGGGAGCAGTAAGATATTTTTCACGACTAGtttaaaagaatttgttattatttttataatcataataaaaatttatataataaatttgagtttttaggaagttattgtatttataccttttaaaattatgttagaaccgtgttataattttaaaaaattcaacaaatatttttttgaattgaacacttcaccgataagtATTCTACGAGTGTCGTACGTGTGTCGACACGgatacgtgtgtccgacacgGATACGCCATTTAAGAAGAAGTGTCTGAGCCTCATAAAGGACCTACTATCTTATACTGTTAATGGGTAAGACTTCGAGTTTTCTTTCATATGTTAAATTCTGTTATTCATTTTTCTAATCTTCGTTTTATTGTTTAGATATCATGGGCAAGGATTTCAATTACAAAATGTTGCGCTCTAAGGTTGGAACACCTACCTTTTAGAGAATACCTTATTGATCGAATTCCAAAACCCTTCTAAATGGAAGATgtaactttatttaatttagagaAAGATATCGTCGATGGACTAATAGGCCACGACTAATTgtactttaaaaaattaatcaaataagtaaTTTTGACTGTGTTCTAACTTGGTTTCTTTGTTATCTTTGAAGCCCAATATTTTAGCTCGCCAAATATGTTTGATTTGGTAACCGTGTTCTTTTAATAATTGTCAGATAACTTTGATTTGAAATATGCTTTGTTAATTTTCAAATGCGTTAATCGAACTACTTTGATTTTGATATGATTTCTCATTTTCAGACGTTTTTAACTGAATTACTTTGATATGCTTAATTATcctattttttaatgtaatccAAATTACTTTGATTCAATTTAGTTCAATTTAGTTGTGTTCATTTTCGAACACATTAACTGAATTAGTTTGATAGTTGTGTTCcatgaaattattttcattCGATTTATTCAAGcttttaaattgaataaatttttaaatttatttaggaACGTGTCTCATTAAAACTTTGCTCAACAAAACCTCCTTAATGATAAAATTCGAGCTAAGGAAAAATAGTGCATCATCTGTATTACAAATGTTCTTATAGGGAATGAGTTGGAACCATCCAATGTGGATGACTGAATTGTTGGACGATCTGTTGCCAAGCTTTGTTTAATGAAGATCGAGAGGTGATCCACTTGCAAAAAATTCTTTGATGCTAAAGTTAGTAAgagtttataaatattaaagtatTTAAGTGATTGGATGAGATTGAATTAGTACTTCCCAAAtaataaagttatatttataggTTTTTGGACCGAAAGAAATATTCAATAAAGTAGTTACCAAAGATTGGTTGACGTTgcaataaaaatcaattttcaaagTATATTCAAGTTATTCGAATTTGAAGAGATTTGACCCAAATATCTCAAATAGTTATTATATTCTCAATATTTTCTCATATTGAGTAGTACcgaatataatttttaattttaaatattaaataatattaatatttagtaataaatatttagtgtaatttaaaaatattataataaatagacTTTTAAAAAGTTTACAAAAAATGAATAAACAGGGGCtgcaaaatcatttttattttaaaaaattgctaGCAAACCTAATTCCAGGTTTTCGTTAGATCTTCTAAAATGAACTTTtcagttttattattttataactatAAATATAGTTATACTGAAACTAAAATCGTTACTAGTGCAACGATATCTATACACACGTCATGGGAGAGCGTCGGACGTTAaggtaattttgaaattaatatgATCAGACTATTGTTTAAGGTAAAACAATAGTTTATTGTTCAAATTTTGGGTATAAAGTACACTTATTTATAGGAATGGAATTTTATAAGTTTGAcataaagtatattttttggGCAAAATGTAATCTATTGTTCAAATTTTGGAGTATGTATGAAATGTTTGTGCCGGTTGTATAATAGTCTAGGATAGATACTAGAAGATGAATGAAGAAAACTATTATATTTGAAAGTCATCTACTTCCTTTTATTTTGAtaacttattatatataataacacACCACTCTGATATCTGTAGGAACAAAATAAATCCCACACAGAAGGTGCTACTTATTCCAAGACAGaatatctttatatatatatggatcTGTAATGTTAACCTAAAAGAAACTAAACACTTCCTTTGATAGCATCACTGTATTTAGTTTGACCATCATTGAATCTGTCCCACAGCATGACTCCACCATACTTGGAAGAACTCTTGATGGCAGGAAGAACCTGGGAGGTTAACACATCAGAAGGAACAAATCCACTTCCAGCAGCTGCTGTAGAAGCCGGCACTCCCAAAAACAGTTGCTTCGCCTGGCTTGTGCTCCACTGGTTCCAGGAACTGATGAGGCTGTTCGTGTCGCCACTGGAATACTGACAAGAAGGGTTGTTGTAGAATTGCACCCACACATAGTCAAAGAGTCCGGTTTTGATGGCGGAATCCAAGTGAGCATCGGGAATCGGACATTGCGGTGCAGCGGCTAAGAGCACGGAGCTAAATCCCTTCAGGACTCTCGCCAGCTCGTCCCAGTGTTCGCCGCTGCCGGCTTCGATGTCGAAATCGACACCGTCCAGGACGGCGTCGCCCAGCGGACGGGAGCTCGACTGCCCGCCGAGGAAGTTGTTCCAGATGAAGTTGGCAACTTGTGTTGCGTCGTCGGCGGAGCTGAGGGAGTAGCTGCCGCTGGCGCCGCCTAGTGAGAGCAGCACTTTGATGCCTTTGCTCTGGCACGCCTTGATCTGGTCGCTGAACTGGGTGCAACCGTTGGTGGAGGGGTCGCAGTGGCCAGCGAGGTTCAGTTGCGGGGTCTGGCCGCCGCCGAACGTGGACAAGAATGCTATGTTGACGAATTGGTAGTTGTCGGTGTTGCATGCGTCGGCCAAGGTGCCCTCGTTGCCGTTTTGACCCCAGTAGACGGCGATTCCTGCGGCGTTGGAGGGTTTGAAGAGGGAAATGAGCAACAGAGGGAGCAACAGGGGTGAAAGTTGTTTGAGGGAAGCCATGTTAATTTCCATGAGTGTGGTTGTGTGGGTAGTGTTGTTGGTTTGGTTGAAGAGTGTGGTGAGGTAGGTATTTATAGGCGGTGGAATGCATGTATGAAGTAAAGTTTGGATAGAAGAAAAAGTGTTCATGGATGATTCTATGGAATACTTGTGTTTTTAAAGATAATAAGTTTAGTCATATTTTTCGtggagaaaaatataataataagttagttaatttaagatttattcataaaagatttattcatagatttaataataaattattatgatGTCAAGTATcataaaactttttataaaaaaaaaaagaaatttgggAAGAAGACCGTGTCACGTAGTGAGATAGTAGCGTGCCTTGTAGGGAAGAAATTTGTTGCATTCGTCTGCGGGAGGAAAAGTAAGAAGCATGGAACTTTCAACATTCTCTACATTAAGTTCCAACTGCACTCCTTTTCACGAACTTCTTTTTTAATGTACTAggaaatttttttaacaaatgatCGAAATTGGGTGTATTTTTTGAAAGTTACAAATTTGGAATTAGTTGGGTGTAACAACCATAATTTCTAAACTCATCATCAAGATAAAGTTGTGTCAAagtgttaaaataataatacaaaaatcGTATTAACGTATAAGAAATCATGTTAATTTGGtatgattttcttaaaaaaatgttttacgTTGACACGATTAGTCctaaattcataattttaaaaaaattattttattttgataattttgtaaAACTTTTACCCTAATACAGACAATAAAAGACCATGAAAAAACTCATTAATTATAAGCTAAATTTAGTGTATAGCCACagagaaaaaaatttagttgACTTTATCgtgtaagttaaaattaatttatttataagttaatttctaaaaatgaactgtataatttaaaaaaaaataacttacgGGGTAAATTACATTTATGGAGAATTGTTTTCACATTCTTCCCTTCTAGCAATTCTTGCGGAGATAATTTATCCAAACGTacctataaattaatttataaaagttcTTTCACATGGTTTATTTAATGCTTTACTTTTTAATGTATGTGTAAGTTCTTTTTAATGTATGGTTTATAAACTTTTTAGGCAAAGTTTGTCCCAACTTACACTTCAAAATAAAGATTTTATGACCACCATCTATGTTTATTATAAGACAACCAATATAGAAGAAAATGGGTTTAGTCTagtttttttatacttttctttttatgatattttatgtGATGACACCTTGCCTAGtatgaattttataaaacaaattgTAATTGTTTCAGGATAACATTTTAcagtatttttaatatttgttattgTAGGATGCATATGACGATGGTTCATGATCTTTTACATTGCAATGGTAGCATTTTGTCTCCTTGGTGTATTTTTCTCCTCTCCTTGGTTGTCTTGCCTTCGTATTTGTCACTGTAATTCAaacacaagaaaatcatgaaataaaaatcaattttagagactaaaattaattagttgttatagtgactaaattatagacaattttagaaactaaaaaaacttttagtttctattattgttaaatggtttctaaattagtatttggctaccaaagtttttgctaccaaatttagaatttaaataattggtagttaaaacattgatagctaattagatatcaatttaaaaactatttaacaataataaaaactaatttagaaataaaataaaaaagtctctaaaatgatatcatttaatcattatagtaactaattattttttatttctaaaattattttttgcttATGATTTTCTCCTAGTGTAATGTTGTTTGTATTGTGGTTTTCCATTATAGTTGCACCATTATCCATTGTGTTCATCATTGGTTGCACTGCTGTCTTGTTGCACCATCACTAACGCACCTTAATGCTCTCATTGGATTATCTTCGTAGGTTGTCTTATTCTctctttgataattttttaagtttagtTTGCATTGTGAAAATATAATGTACTTTGTATAGTTTTCAAATACATTTTgattgtattaattttttttaatacttatattgttaaataaaagaaagataACTACCTTGATAAGTCATCTGGATCATTTATATATGATAAAATGACTTTGGTAGAAGATGATCCTCATAGGTCTTAATGGTGTATATTAGTTCTAACGATGTAGACTAGATAGATTCTAAATGTTTATTTCAAATAACACCAAACCTTCAATGGTTCTTGGAGATTATAGAACTTGAAGGTGTGTTAATTCTCCTTGGTGATAATAATGGGAGTTGGAATCATCAAGTTTTATTTGCATGATGAAACTGAAAAGTTGTTTGATCACTAGTGCAGAAAGACAAAACAAGGACTCCTTATTAAGTGCAGTTTTACGAACAGACGCACTCGTAAAACACGctgtgacattttttaaattaagttcgTTTACAAATGCGACTATTCGTAAATCAAACGCTTTAATTTAAGTTGTTGGGTCCAAAATCCTTAATAATGCCTTTGCTAAAAAATCTCCAACAAAATCATCGTtcctaacactacaagaaaatcatgaaatagaaaccattttttagataccaaaataattagttgcaatagtaactaaattatagatcattttagaaactaaaacaaaaatttggttctaaattagtttctattattgttaaatagtttctaaattggtatctaattagcaaccaaggttttagataccaaatttagaaactaaataattggtagttaaaaccttggttgttaattagataccaatttaggaactatttaacaataataaaaactaatttagaaaccaatttttgttttagtttctaaaatgctctctaatttaattattattgcaactaattattttggtctctaaaatttagtttctatttgatgattttattgtagtgtaaaTCCCTAGTGATGAATATAATCAGTTAGAATATAATTACCCATCTAAATAGTCCTTTTGTGTTGGGTTTTTTCTATcataaagtatttttaaaaaaaaacaaataaaaactcatttatatgcatatttaaaatttcatgTGACATTTTTTATAACTTCACTAACACAcacaagaaacaaaataaatgaaaaataattgttttttatagaAGATTATAATCGAGTTTACTGAAAAATCCCATTAAAAAATATTCGAAATATATTAATCTTCAAGaagttaattaatatttaacgttaaaacatgataaaataaaaatatggtgCACAAAGAACCtacaaaataaatacaattatgtgttttattttaaattcttgtgttcaaaattaacttgttcaatttttaaagaaaagaagACTTTGGTcgttaattatttagtttttaaatttagaaaaaaaactttgattgctaattagatattaatttaaaaattatttaataatagaaattaatttaaaaactaatttttttttaatttttaaaatgatttctaatttagttactattgcaattaattattttgatatttaaaaattgatttat
Encoded here:
- the LOC137828469 gene encoding acidic endochitinase-like; translation: MNTFSSIQTLLHTCIPPPINTYLTTLFNQTNNTTHTTTLMEINMASLKQLSPLLLPLLLISLFKPSNAAGIAVYWGQNGNEGTLADACNTDNYQFVNIAFLSTFGGGQTPQLNLAGHCDPSTNGCTQFSDQIKACQSKGIKVLLSLGGASGSYSLSSADDATQVANFIWNNFLGGQSSSRPLGDAVLDGVDFDIEAGSGEHWDELARVLKGFSSVLLAAAPQCPIPDAHLDSAIKTGLFDYVWVQFYNNPSCQYSSGDTNSLISSWNQWSTSQAKQLFLGVPASTAAAGSGFVPSDVLTSQVLPAIKSSSKYGGVMLWDRFNDGQTKYSDAIKGSV